The Indicator indicator isolate 239-I01 chromosome 18, UM_Iind_1.1, whole genome shotgun sequence region ATTTTATGCTAATAAAATGGTTATAACACACTTGGGAAAAGTCCATCTTGTCTTCCCTCCCTTCATAAGGATGCTGGTAGGACAAACTAAATGGAGGTATTGGACTATCAGGACTCAAGCAGAAGAGAatcccagagaaggagaggactTTCCCACAAGAAACCAGATTTGATGCCAGCACTGACAGCAGCCATCGAGGATACTAAGGCAGGAAACAGTACCTGCGGGATTGTCACCACAACAATCTATGTGTCTGCAGGATTGTCACCACAACAGTCTGTGTCTGGGGAATTGTCGACACAATAGTCTGCATATCCTTCACACCTTCAGCAAACTCGGGTTGCTTACACACCAGTAAGCAACAGCACTGATTTCATTCTGCTGGAGAGCAATTCACACCCACCACAGAAAACCAGAGGTGCAGATGGTAACTCCTACTGGATGAGAAAATAATGTAATTTCCCACTCATTAAAATCAAGAGCCCTAGGGTCCCGGTAGGAACGCCTGGGCAGAGACAAAGGAACAATCAAGATCATTAAGCACCAGCAAAGCACCCACTGCCCGCAGGCCACGCGGGCTTAACCCGGCTCCCAGCAGCGCCTGCCAGGAGATaccagagaagggagagagaggggaaggggagtctcaggctgtggcaggcaagaaaggaaggaaggaagggtggGTCGAGAGGCGAGAAAGCGAGGACTACTGACCGTGTTCAGCAGAGCGGAAGGCTCCGGCTGTGAAGTGTCCTTGGACGCGGGGCcgggaggaggcggcggcggtaAGTTGGGGCTGAAAACCATCAGGTCGCTCTTGGCCGCGCCCTCCGCCACGCACAGGCTCCGGCTCTGCCGCTGCGAGTACGACCAGCTGCCCACTTCGCTGGCGCACACCAGCGTCGCCGGAGCCGGCCCCGACAGCACGGCCGCCCGCGGCGCCCACCGCGCCGCCCCGTACAGCACCAGCGCCAGCACCAGCAGGCTCGACACTGCGCAGATCGCCACCACCAGCCACACGTTGGCCGACGCCGAAGCCGCGCCCGCCGCCACACCGCCCTCCACCGGCAACACCACACCCGACACCGACGAAGACGACGACCCCGCCGCCGCCAGCGCCGCCTCGCCGCCCTCCACCAGCGACACGCTCAGCGTGGCCGTGGCCGAGCGCGACGGCTCGCCGTGGTCCCGCACCACGATCACCAGTCTCTGCCGCGGGCCGTCCGCCTCCTCCAGCGCCCGCGCCGTGCTCACCTCGCCGCTGTACAGCCCCACGCGGAACAGGCCCTTCCCACGAGGCTCCCACACCTCGTACCGCAGCCACGCGTTGTAGCCGGAGTCCGCGTCCACCGCACGGATCTTCGCCACCACCTGCCCTGCCGGAGACCCCCACGCCGCCCACGCCCACAGCGTCTCCGACTCCGATCCCGACGCCCCCTCTACCGACGACCCGCCCACGCCACCCGCAAACGGAACCAGCCCCGCACCGCCGCCCGCGGTCGGCAGCAGCGCCGGCGCGTTGTCGTTCTCGTCCACCACGAACAGCTGCACCGTCGCGTTGCCGACCAGCGGCGGCTCCCCCGCGTCCACCGCTCGCACCTCGaactgcagcacctgcagctcctcGTAGTCCAACGGCTGCACCGCCCACAGGCGACCGCTCTCCGCGTCCACCGACACGTAGCTCGACGCCGGACGCCACCCGCCGCCTGACCACGGGGCCCCGGCGACGCCCTCCCACAACGAGTAGCTCACGCGACCGTTGTCCGCCTCGTCCGGGTCCCGCGCCCACAGCCGCGCCAGCTCCGCGCCCGCCGCGTTGTTCTCCCGCGCCAGCACCGTGTACACGGCCTGCGAGAACGACGGCGCGTTGTCGTTCACGTCAGACACCGGCACACGCACACCGCGCCTCGCACGCAGCGACGGCTTCCCGCCGTCCTCCGCCCGCACCTCCACCTCGTACTCTGACACCCGCTCCCGGTCCAGCGCCTCACGCACCACCAGCGAGTACGACCCCGCGAACCTCGACTCCAGACCGAACGGCGACGTCGGCCACACCGAGCACTGCACTCGCCCGTTCGCCCCCGAGTCCCGGTCCGACACGCTCAGCAGCGCCACCACCGTCCCCACCGACGCGTCCTCTGGCACCGGTACCGACAGTGACGTCACCCACACCTCGGGCGCGTTGTCGTTCAcgtccagcacctccagctccacgCTGCAGTGACCGGACAGGGGAGGTGCCCCTTTGTCTCTCGCTTCGACTTCGAGGTCATACGAATGAACATCCTCATAATCCAGTTCCCCGGCAGTTCGTATTTCTCCGGATTTTGGGTCAATTATGAAAAGGTTCTGAACCCTGGCCGGAACTGAGTCGCTGAAGGAATAATGTATCTCGCGATTAATTCCTTCATCCTCATCTGTTGCTGTTTGCTGGAAAAACACAGTTCCCGGAGCGGCGTTCTCCGGCAGCTGCACCTTATACACCGACTGGTTGAACTGCGGGGCGTTGTCATTGGCATCCAGCACCGTGATCACCAGCTCCATAGTGCCGGTCAGAGATGGTCGTCCCCCGTCACTCGCCGTCACCACCAACCGGTGCACAGGCACCGTCTCCCGGTCCAGCGGTTTCGTTAATATAAGAACTATAgagtttttattttcatctttgtttttcacttccagtctgaagtgCTCGCTGGGGCTGAGGGTGTAGGAGAGCTGTGCGTTCGCTCCGATATCTGCATCCGACGCGCCCTCCAGTGGGAAACGTGAACCCGGCACCGTGGTTAATTCCGCGATGCTGATGTTTTTCCGTGCGGCGGGGAAGAGCGGGGCGTTGTCGTTAATGTCGGTCACCTCCAGCTCCACATGGAAGACGCGCAGCGGccgctccagcagcagctccagacgcagggagcagggagcgcTCTTGCCGCACAGCTCCTCCCGGTCCAGCCGCGAGCTCACCACCAGCGCCCCGCTCGCCCCGCTCACCTCCACGCTCGCCCGCCGGCCCTGCCACACCACACGCAGCCGCCGCGCCTCCGCATCGCCCGCCTCCACACCCAGCTCCTGCGGCAGCCCCCCCACCACCGTCCCGACCTTCGCTTCCTCCGGCACCGAGTACCGCACCTGCCCCGACACCAGCGCCCACGTccgcaccagcaccaccagacGCACCGCTGGACCCCAACGCACGTCCATCGCTGCCCACGGTCCAGTCACGGGCTGAGCAAACACCGGTTCCTCTCCGCCACCCGCACACACCGGCTCTCCTGCCTTCACCGTCCTGCGTCGCGCCGCCCTCCCGCTCTGACAGCCGGGCTCTTCGCCGCACCGGGGCGGAGCTGCCGAGCCGCACGCCGCCGTTTCTAATCCTGCAGCGACACCGTGTGCTGCTCCACCGCCCCACACGCTGCCCTGCTTTTCCGCTCACGggttttccttatttctttgtCCTTattgctttccttcctttccttcgtcttctttcttttcctcactttcttctttcttttttcttccagttctcCTGTTCATcgtttctctttgctttttcaaTTCCGTTTTCCctatcttctctttcctccttttcttcctcctcgtctatttcctcttttcatttccctttttcttcctgacCTTCCGTGACTTTTtactcccttctcttttctctttccattcttCTCTCTTACCCTCGCTAGCACCTCCtgtctcctctggtgcagctgtggAGACCACCAAAGTCGGAGCCATCGGCGCTAGTTACCGgacaatgatctctggagcgcAGGTCTCTAACCAAGGCGGAAGCTGTTAGGGACCAACTGCTTTCAGCGACTAGAGGCGACTTTGTTCACTTCTGCTCATCTCCTGTacctcctcttctttccttttattctttcttttcttctttccttccttctttccttcctcccttcattcttccctccctcctattgttcctctctcccttcctctctccctctctccctacCATCCTTCCTGTGTACAGTGACAGCTTCAGTGCATGCTGCTCAATTTCTTGATTctgttcttcttttctctctcttctttctagtGCTGATTTCGtccttgtttgcttttctttgccttgTTCTTACCTTCCTACATtcaattcttttctttctctatcCTCTTCTGTCTTTGCCTCTGCTTTGCGTCCTTAACCAAGACATTTTCTATAAGATTATATTGCTCTCACCGTGGAGCACAGACTGCCCTTGCACCTCCCCTTCTGGAAGAAGACCACACCATGCATATCCTCTCCTCTCAAAGAAGGGAATCCACTGCTCTCTGAAACAGAATCCCAAGCCCCAGGTACGTGGATATCTGTGCAAAACAGCTCAAATGAATTCAAACAACCCAGGGAAGTCTTCTTCATGAAATCAAACCTAGCACAGCCCATCACACAAACCCTTCACAAAGGCTAAAGAAGCCCAAAGCAACCACAGACCCCAAGCACTCTTAGTCCTCGATGAAAAATCTCTACTTCTGGCCTCATTGTGATGAATGTCTAGCTCTTGCTTCCCCTTCCAAGTAGCTATGATCTGCCAGAACAACACAGCAAGAAACTCAGTACCCAGAGGCATTAGTGCCCTTGAAATGCTTCTCATTCATCAGCACAAGTCATATGAATGAAGACATGAAGGTCACACCATGACACTTTCACTAAGgacatcccctccctgcccaacACATCCACTTCAGGGTCCCTCCTTCATCTGTTCTTGCTGCCTCCTACAGCAAAAAAGGAATCCAGAGCACACAGTGGTGCTTTGCTGGTCCAGCCATAGACTATCTCAAGTTGGAAGGACCTCCTAAGAATCATCAAGTTCTACTCCCAGTCCAGCCAACACTCACTCAATCCCAAGAGGATGATACCAGGACCTAACAGGAACAAAAGTACAACTCTCAGACTCATCTTCTTGAAGTAGGAGCAACTTACCTGTAGAGTCACTGGTTGCTTCTTCAGAAAAGAATCATTTTCAGGGGAGGGGAATTGATTTTAAGAGTCATTTTCCTTCCTGATATCAGGGATTTCTAGAGAATTTAGATAATCCCACATTCTGCAAAACCTCAAAATCACTGGGCACTGCAGAGTGCTCCCATGAGCACCTCTATCACAGAGGAAGCAGGAGGGACACCTGCAAGCTAAGAACATTCTCTCAACGTCAGCACCAACTCAGGAGATCCTAAGGGGATCCTGGGCAAGCAACCCTGTGTGCCAAGTCTCTTCTCAAAGTTTTCTACTGCAATCCTCTATCTAAAGTCCTGGGAAATGAGATCTCCAGCTAAGCAGACAGTCTTTAGTCCTTCACCAATGCTTCTACAGAGATGCTTCTACACAGCATCTCCACTTTGTCAGGGAAGACTCCTCCTCACTCAAAGTCACTTTTCCCCAGATGCCCCAAGCCTTACTCTGTGTCACAGTGATGATGGCTGCCACAGTAGTCAGACACTGCTCCatcacagcagcctgctccagcaataaataaaaccaaaaaccaacctaCTGTCCTTcactccccagctccagcaaacCTGGGTGCATGGCTGCTGGGAGGATTTTCAACCACCATTTGAAGGTTCAGAGCAAAACCCACTGTCTGCCCATAAAGCTCTCATCTGTTCTActcttccctctgcagctcatACACAGGTCACAGTTCAAGCATATTGAACACAATTTTGTCTACTGACCTTTTGGTGCTCCTGCCCAACTGTGCTCCTGCCCAACtgttctccacagagctgctggttcATATGGAAATCTGTTGCTGAAGGTAGTCAGGCATTCTGTGGACAGCAATGATGTCTTGATTCCAGATCC contains the following coding sequences:
- the LOC128972889 gene encoding protocadherin alpha-5-like, with protein sequence MAPTLVVSTAAPEETGGASEGLETAACGSAAPPRCGEEPGCQSGRAARRRTVKAGEPVCAGGGEEPVFAQPVTGPWAAMDVRWGPAVRLVVLVRTWALVSGQVRYSVPEEAKVGTVVGGLPQELGVEAGDAEARRLRVVWQGRRASVEVSGASGALVVSSRLDREELCGKSAPCSLRLELLLERPLRVFHVELEVTDINDNAPLFPAARKNISIAELTTVPGSRFPLEGASDADIGANAQLSYTLSPSEHFRLEVKNKDENKNSIVLILTKPLDRETVPVHRLVVTASDGGRPSLTGTMELVITVLDANDNAPQFNQSVYKVQLPENAAPGTVFFQQTATDEDEGINREIHYSFSDSVPARVQNLFIIDPKSGEIRTAGELDYEDVHSYDLEVEARDKGAPPLSGHCSVELEVLDVNDNAPEVWVTSLSVPVPEDASVGTVVALLSVSDRDSGANGRVQCSVWPTSPFGLESRFAGSYSLVVREALDRERVSEYEVEVRAEDGGKPSLRARRGVRVPVSDVNDNAPSFSQAVYTVLARENNAAGAELARLWARDPDEADNGRVSYSLWEGVAGAPWSGGGWRPASSYVSVDAESGRLWAVQPLDYEELQVLQFEVRAVDAGEPPLVGNATVQLFVVDENDNAPALLPTAGGGAGLVPFAGGVGGSSVEGASGSESETLWAWAAWGSPAGQVVAKIRAVDADSGYNAWLRYEVWEPRGKGLFRVGLYSGEVSTARALEEADGPRQRLVIVVRDHGEPSRSATATLSVSLVEGGEAALAAAGSSSSSVSGVVLPVEGGVAAGAASASANVWLVVAICAVSSLLVLALVLYGAARWAPRAAVLSGPAPATLVCASEVGSWSYSQRQSRSLCVAEGAAKSDLMVFSPNLPPPPPPGPASKDTSQPEPSALLNTVSSPRFLASRPTLPSFLSCVPTGTLGLLILMSGKLHYFLIQ